One genomic region from Sphingobacterium sp. UGAL515B_05 encodes:
- a CDS encoding TonB-dependent receptor yields the protein MNFNIQYKRLYCLVYRLRKIKRRPLIYGILLMKLIVLLTAMGTLNAYAAVYAQKINLNLKSVTLKEVLDQIGKQSKYDLFYNIDFVEKLGKLDVTLENMELEKALESLSRRLPIDYKINARMITLFPKAENPIQQRMVKGKVTDEDGNPLAGVTIVEKGTRNGTTTDASGEFILRDSKAGATISIKIIGYVAQEVISNGDPLNIRLAKDVASLDEVVVVGYGQSSKRNINSAVSTLDMGNVAKIPVQSINDGIAGRIQGVIVTSSSGAPGSKSSVSIRGAGTPLYVIDNVIRSQNDFLNINPNDIENYSVLKDAAATALYGAQGGNGVILVTTKRGKEGAMDINYTFNQTFSQPTIFPKKLSSYENLKAINAVYQFEGLQQPTPDNILEYYRTQEKPYEYPNTDWQKVGLKDYATEQRHDLAITSGTERLTYYASGSYYNQNSNLRTNNNNNKRITYRLNTVSNFKEVNLKVTAGLDGYIEDNILPSSSTASSYAAFYQHIQQRRSSQLAYNEFGLPSSNTTDNPAVELSDASGYNKSNSRIFNSILSFEYNAPFLEGLTLKANGNYNMWNSKNKLWNLTAPSYANGSTTPILGNPPNLTATRGEGSTLLLQGYLLYNKKFGDHSFDFTGVYEQAKNLSTSVSATRQQYQILFDQFIAGPTVNQLANGSESESGRAGYVGRLSYNYKSKYFFDGSLRYDGLDLFPKQRQWGTFYALSGGYAISEESFFQPLRERNILNYLRLRGSYGLVGSAEGISPFSYVPGYSIDANSWIVDDKPVQGSSEPGSLPSTNFSWYSIRERNFGLDFASLNNRLTGTFDYFYKRTTGYVVADTRYAATLGIGLPPINYDAGAFRRHGAEFNLTWNDRKGDFTYKLGVNFTYFNQLWERNPAEDDATVKNPYTRETGIVDLGIVRGYINQGFYQNNADLLYGPRRISSINVIAGDLRYADFNGDGKLDGADQIRVGSNSFPRINYGTTIDLGYKAWSLSAVIMGSGNRDRYLGSIIQGSGENKLIYEFQQDYWRVDNTDALFPRQVTATGVNGNNNFVTSDFWILPSRFVRLKYFQLGYDLKAQLLKNTKFKQFRVFASGTNLLTFSNTKKYFVDPESDQNNENYPIQRTISLGVNVGF from the coding sequence CACCCTAAAGGAGGTATTGGACCAAATTGGCAAACAGTCAAAATACGACCTGTTTTACAATATCGACTTTGTCGAAAAACTGGGCAAACTAGATGTTACCTTGGAAAACATGGAGCTCGAAAAGGCCCTGGAAAGCCTGAGCCGTCGTTTGCCAATCGACTACAAGATCAATGCGCGCATGATTACCTTATTTCCTAAAGCGGAAAATCCGATACAGCAGCGCATGGTCAAAGGTAAAGTAACGGACGAGGATGGAAATCCGCTGGCAGGGGTTACAATCGTCGAGAAAGGAACACGAAACGGAACGACAACAGATGCCTCCGGCGAATTCATTTTAAGAGACAGCAAGGCCGGAGCGACTATATCCATCAAGATAATTGGCTATGTCGCCCAGGAGGTAATCTCCAATGGCGACCCCCTAAACATTCGTTTAGCCAAAGACGTGGCTTCTCTTGATGAAGTTGTGGTGGTGGGTTATGGCCAAAGCAGTAAGCGTAATATCAATAGTGCTGTAAGTACATTGGATATGGGAAATGTGGCTAAAATCCCGGTGCAATCTATTAACGACGGTATCGCCGGTAGAATTCAGGGGGTCATCGTGACGAGTAGCTCGGGTGCGCCCGGATCCAAAAGTTCGGTCTCCATTCGCGGAGCTGGAACACCCTTGTACGTTATCGACAATGTCATCCGTTCTCAGAATGATTTCCTAAATATCAATCCCAACGATATTGAAAACTATTCTGTATTAAAAGATGCTGCCGCGACAGCACTTTATGGCGCGCAAGGCGGAAACGGCGTTATCCTCGTGACAACGAAAAGAGGAAAGGAGGGCGCGATGGATATCAATTATACATTCAATCAGACGTTCTCCCAGCCAACTATTTTTCCAAAGAAACTAAGTTCTTATGAAAATTTAAAAGCCATCAATGCGGTGTATCAGTTTGAAGGCCTGCAGCAGCCAACTCCAGACAATATACTGGAGTATTATAGGACACAGGAAAAACCGTACGAATACCCCAATACAGATTGGCAAAAAGTAGGCTTGAAAGACTATGCAACTGAACAAAGACATGATCTGGCGATCACTTCTGGAACGGAACGGTTGACGTATTATGCTTCCGGATCTTATTACAACCAAAATAGTAACCTGCGGACCAACAACAATAATAACAAACGCATTACCTATCGGTTAAATACGGTCAGCAACTTTAAAGAGGTCAATTTAAAAGTGACCGCCGGACTGGATGGCTATATCGAAGATAATATTCTTCCCAGTTCTTCGACGGCATCTTCCTATGCGGCATTTTATCAACATATACAGCAAAGGCGTTCTTCGCAGTTAGCTTACAATGAATTTGGACTCCCTTCTTCAAACACAACCGATAATCCTGCCGTAGAACTGTCGGATGCTTCTGGTTACAATAAGTCCAATTCCCGCATATTTAATAGCATACTTTCATTTGAATACAATGCGCCATTTCTTGAGGGCTTGACCTTAAAAGCCAACGGAAATTATAATATGTGGAACTCCAAAAACAAGCTCTGGAATTTAACAGCGCCTTCTTATGCCAATGGCAGCACGACGCCAATTTTGGGTAATCCGCCTAATCTAACAGCTACACGTGGAGAAGGAAGTACATTATTATTGCAAGGATATTTACTGTATAATAAAAAATTCGGCGATCATTCCTTTGATTTTACGGGTGTATACGAACAGGCAAAAAACCTAAGTACGTCCGTTTCTGCAACCCGACAACAATACCAGATTTTATTCGATCAGTTTATTGCCGGGCCAACAGTCAATCAATTGGCAAATGGTTCGGAATCTGAAAGTGGCCGCGCGGGTTATGTGGGCCGGCTATCTTATAACTACAAATCCAAATACTTTTTCGATGGATCACTTCGTTACGACGGTCTGGATCTATTTCCTAAGCAACGACAATGGGGTACATTTTATGCGTTATCCGGTGGTTACGCCATTTCGGAAGAATCTTTTTTCCAGCCGCTACGTGAACGTAATATCTTGAATTACCTCCGTCTACGTGGATCGTATGGTTTAGTTGGAAGTGCAGAAGGAATTTCACCGTTCTCGTATGTACCCGGCTACAGCATCGATGCCAACAGCTGGATTGTGGATGATAAACCTGTGCAGGGATCCTCAGAGCCGGGAAGTCTGCCAAGCACCAATTTCTCCTGGTATAGTATTCGGGAACGAAACTTTGGGTTAGATTTTGCTTCACTCAACAACCGTTTGACAGGAACTTTTGACTATTTCTACAAGCGTACTACGGGGTATGTTGTGGCCGATACGCGGTATGCCGCAACCTTGGGGATAGGCCTTCCACCTATTAATTATGACGCTGGGGCTTTCCGTCGGCATGGCGCAGAATTTAACTTGACATGGAATGACAGAAAAGGGGATTTTACGTATAAACTGGGGGTAAACTTTACCTATTTCAATCAGCTATGGGAACGTAATCCAGCCGAAGACGATGCTACCGTCAAAAATCCGTATACACGGGAAACGGGTATCGTTGATCTGGGCATAGTGCGCGGATATATTAATCAAGGCTTTTATCAAAATAATGCAGACCTGTTATATGGTCCGCGCAGGATAAGTTCCATTAATGTGATTGCTGGCGATCTGCGTTATGCAGATTTTAACGGCGATGGAAAATTAGATGGCGCAGATCAGATCCGCGTTGGAAGCAATTCTTTTCCACGGATTAATTATGGTACAACCATCGACCTGGGCTATAAGGCCTGGAGCCTATCAGCGGTGATTATGGGCTCGGGCAATCGCGATAGGTACCTTGGTAGTATTATACAGGGAAGTGGCGAAAATAAGTTGATTTATGAGTTTCAGCAAGATTACTGGCGCGTAGACAATACGGATGCACTTTTCCCACGTCAAGTAACCGCTACGGGTGTAAACGGAAATAATAATTTCGTCACCAGCGATTTCTGGATTTTGCCTTCGCGATTTGTCAGACTCAAATATTTCCAGCTCGGCTATGATTTAAAAGCGCAGCTTTTAAAAAACACCAAGTTCAAACAATTCCGCGTGTTTGCCAGCGGTACCAACTTATTGACTTTCTCGAATACGAAGAAATATTTTGTGGATCCCGAGTCTGATCAGAATAATGAGAATTATCCCATCCAACGTACGATTTCTCTGGGTGTAAATGTTGGATTTTAA
- a CDS encoding RagB/SusD family nutrient uptake outer membrane protein, which yields MKKLNKLSYIAFGLLVAGTFTACKDVLDTQPYDKIGEDVIWNSRANAETFIYSTYGIMNSFAGGPATDAWTMNLISMDGTYNGANAVFTERLDRTSDMGFNNWAEIRRCNVIIAKVTSSAGITEADKKELIAEAKFLRGMSYYNIARRVGRIVWIDKVLTPDDELLLPSTATPSESYQYIIKDLEEAVADLPTEKVGGRTNKYVAAAMLTEVCLQALAYENYPNPITVNPSNPLLKKVLEYGELVQSGGYQLEADYGGIFNEAKPYSKETIYGIYRKAINTSCEGTPMQVMIPNLNNDNIKQSGGSPLLKSPIKIFEAWGDHGPSQDLADDYLVIDAENPQAAVRWDKASQFKKAVDEQATIATTIIPKANGEKELNRGTIKAGSNATIWSLTNQNRDARWNASVLSDSSAVFYGETLTTDVKGNSGRWLKLNGFAYFTSLTNMYWRKSVYNNVNPRIYVGVPTDYHYVIARLGRVYLNMAEAYLLQKNLPKALEMMNKTRVVHGQLPPSQAADFAAAWTDYKRERRVDLVLENDYYWSLLRWGRYGGEANHGNASGGIIPELTTLPKVMDISKDRKHFSVVQGAFFSSNDIREFDAKRRYLFPIAQSYLDRNSKFGPQNPGW from the coding sequence ATGAAAAAATTAAATAAACTTTCCTATATAGCCTTTGGACTGTTAGTGGCCGGTACATTTACAGCGTGTAAAGATGTTTTGGATACACAGCCTTATGATAAAATCGGCGAAGATGTCATCTGGAACAGTCGGGCAAATGCCGAAACCTTTATCTATAGTACCTATGGAATCATGAACAGTTTTGCAGGTGGACCTGCTACGGACGCATGGACCATGAACCTGATCAGTATGGACGGAACTTACAATGGCGCAAACGCCGTTTTCACGGAACGCCTTGACCGTACTTCAGATATGGGATTCAACAACTGGGCCGAAATAAGACGATGCAATGTCATTATCGCTAAAGTAACAAGCTCTGCCGGAATAACAGAAGCCGATAAAAAGGAACTAATTGCGGAAGCCAAGTTCCTGCGTGGCATGTCTTACTACAACATTGCGCGAAGAGTTGGTCGTATTGTTTGGATTGATAAGGTACTGACGCCCGACGATGAACTTCTCCTGCCAAGTACAGCTACGCCAAGTGAATCTTACCAATATATCATTAAAGATCTTGAAGAAGCCGTGGCGGATCTGCCTACCGAAAAAGTAGGTGGCAGAACCAATAAATATGTGGCAGCCGCCATGTTAACCGAAGTTTGCTTGCAGGCACTGGCCTACGAAAACTATCCTAATCCGATTACGGTAAACCCATCCAATCCACTATTGAAAAAAGTGCTTGAATACGGTGAACTGGTGCAGTCCGGAGGCTATCAGCTGGAAGCTGATTATGGAGGTATATTTAACGAAGCAAAACCCTATTCGAAAGAAACCATCTATGGAATTTACCGAAAAGCAATCAATACTTCCTGTGAAGGTACACCGATGCAGGTGATGATTCCAAACCTGAACAACGATAATATAAAACAGTCTGGGGGTAGTCCACTGTTGAAATCGCCGATCAAGATATTTGAAGCCTGGGGCGACCATGGGCCTTCTCAGGATCTGGCCGATGATTATCTTGTCATTGATGCGGAAAACCCACAGGCTGCAGTACGCTGGGACAAAGCCTCACAGTTTAAAAAAGCAGTTGATGAACAGGCAACGATCGCTACAACCATTATCCCGAAAGCAAATGGAGAGAAAGAACTCAATCGGGGCACAATAAAGGCGGGTAGTAATGCCACAATCTGGAGTTTGACCAACCAAAATCGCGATGCACGCTGGAATGCAAGTGTATTAAGTGATTCTTCGGCAGTTTTCTATGGCGAAACACTCACCACGGATGTAAAGGGGAATTCCGGTCGCTGGCTCAAGTTGAACGGCTTTGCCTATTTTACGTCTTTAACCAATATGTATTGGCGCAAAAGTGTTTACAATAATGTGAACCCGCGCATTTATGTCGGTGTTCCAACCGACTATCACTATGTGATTGCCAGACTGGGAAGAGTATATCTCAATATGGCTGAAGCTTATCTTTTGCAAAAAAACCTGCCAAAGGCCTTGGAAATGATGAACAAAACCCGGGTGGTGCATGGTCAGCTACCACCAAGTCAAGCAGCCGATTTTGCGGCAGCATGGACCGATTATAAACGCGAACGGAGAGTTGACCTGGTACTCGAGAATGATTATTACTGGAGTTTGCTGCGCTGGGGCAGGTATGGCGGTGAAGCCAATCATGGAAACGCATCGGGCGGAATTATCCCCGAGTTGACAACGCTACCTAAAGTAATGGATATCAGTAAAGACAGAAAACACTTTTCGGTTGTACAAGGTGCCTTTTTCTCATCCAACGACATCAGGGAATTTGACGCGAAACGGAGATATCTATTTCCGATTGCACAAAGTTATCTTGACCGAAATAGCAAATTTGGCCCGCAAAATCCAGGATGGTAA
- a CDS encoding DUF5018-related domain-containing protein: MKRILLIALLPLFVVLMNSCLKKGLPEYENWDLNNIDNVYVEYRYEGGKMMNGQPVVEYKRLDVEKKINTSNNSIELNIQVPAASGSFTEEIRKKVNQNYLWVYTDISTAAKISPIGDTPKLGDPADLNKELHYQVTAANGGKKDWVIKVVTFKN; this comes from the coding sequence ATGAAAAGAATACTACTTATTGCATTGCTGCCACTGTTTGTGGTATTGATGAACAGCTGTTTGAAGAAAGGTCTTCCAGAATATGAAAACTGGGATCTCAATAACATTGATAATGTATATGTGGAGTATCGATACGAAGGTGGGAAAATGATGAATGGCCAACCAGTCGTCGAATACAAAAGGCTGGATGTGGAGAAAAAAATCAATACTTCCAACAACAGCATTGAATTGAACATTCAGGTACCGGCCGCTTCAGGCTCTTTCACCGAAGAAATTCGCAAGAAGGTAAACCAGAATTACCTGTGGGTTTATACGGATATTTCTACGGCGGCCAAAATTTCTCCTATCGGGGATACGCCAAAACTGGGGGATCCGGCAGACCTCAATAAGGAACTTCATTACCAGGTAACCGCTGCCAATGGCGGTAAGAAAGATTGGGTCATTAAGGTCGTAACCTTTAAAAATTAA
- a CDS encoding Gfo/Idh/MocA family oxidoreductase: MNPKRRSFLKLAGLSSLSVLSSGIFAKSPQVSAHEAVDRFEAPKQKFNMCGYAAPRMDKVRIGFIGVGNRGASAVYRIAHIDGVEVKAISDIRRGVAERAAKYVKGEAPIIYADQEEEWKKLCDRPDIDLVYICTPWHLHTPMALYAMKAGKHVAVEVPIATTVEECWQLVETSEATKKHCMMLENCCYDFFELMTLNMARQGLFGEILHGEGAYLHNLLQENFAKDSYYDMWRLKENFRNGNLYPTHGLGPICQLMDINRGDKMSYLTSMSSNDFSMHAKALELAAKDPFYEPYAHKSFRGNMNTTTIRTQKGRTIMLQHDVSSPRPYSRIHLVSGTKGMAQKWPEPERIAFGHDWISAEEMKKLEQQYTPEIVLKVGEMAKKVGGHGGMDFMMDWRLIDCLRNGLPLDQDVYDAALWSVIAPLSERSVKKRSDSVDIPDFTRGAWASNPKMELTLKGGGNTGMK; the protein is encoded by the coding sequence ATGAATCCAAAAAGAAGAAGTTTTTTGAAGCTGGCCGGGCTTTCAAGTTTGAGTGTGTTGTCCAGTGGAATATTTGCAAAGTCCCCACAGGTATCAGCGCACGAAGCTGTAGATCGTTTTGAGGCCCCAAAACAAAAGTTTAATATGTGTGGCTATGCCGCTCCACGAATGGACAAGGTGCGCATCGGGTTTATCGGTGTCGGCAATAGAGGCGCTTCGGCGGTATACCGAATTGCGCACATTGATGGCGTGGAAGTTAAAGCAATCAGCGATATCCGTCGGGGGGTCGCCGAACGCGCGGCGAAATATGTCAAAGGGGAAGCCCCCATCATTTATGCCGATCAGGAAGAGGAATGGAAGAAATTATGTGACCGGCCCGATATCGATTTGGTCTATATCTGCACGCCCTGGCATTTACATACGCCCATGGCGCTCTATGCCATGAAGGCCGGAAAGCATGTCGCGGTCGAAGTACCCATTGCAACGACAGTCGAAGAATGCTGGCAGCTGGTCGAAACCTCCGAGGCAACAAAGAAACACTGTATGATGCTGGAAAACTGTTGTTATGATTTTTTTGAGCTCATGACACTGAATATGGCAAGACAGGGATTATTTGGCGAAATTCTGCACGGGGAAGGGGCTTACCTCCATAATTTGCTGCAGGAAAATTTTGCCAAAGACAGTTATTACGACATGTGGCGCCTAAAAGAAAATTTTCGCAATGGAAATTTGTATCCCACACATGGTCTGGGGCCGATCTGTCAGTTGATGGACATCAATCGCGGGGATAAGATGAGCTATTTGACCTCAATGTCATCGAATGATTTTAGTATGCATGCCAAAGCCCTCGAGCTGGCTGCGAAAGATCCTTTTTATGAACCGTATGCCCATAAAAGCTTCCGTGGAAATATGAATACAACGACAATCCGTACCCAGAAAGGCAGGACCATCATGTTGCAGCACGATGTATCTAGTCCAAGGCCCTATTCACGCATACACCTGGTCAGTGGCACCAAGGGAATGGCCCAAAAATGGCCCGAACCTGAACGGATTGCCTTTGGTCATGACTGGATTTCCGCCGAAGAGATGAAAAAGCTCGAACAGCAATACACGCCCGAGATTGTGCTCAAAGTGGGCGAGATGGCGAAAAAGGTAGGCGGCCACGGTGGAATGGACTTTATGATGGACTGGCGGCTGATTGATTGCCTTCGCAACGGGCTGCCACTGGATCAAGACGTCTACGATGCTGCCCTGTGGAGTGTGATCGCCCCCTTAAGTGAGCGCTCCGTTAAGAAGAGATCGGATAGTGTGGATATTCCTGATTTTACAAGAGGAGCCTGGGCCAGCAATCCGAAAATGGAGCTGACCTTGAAGGGTGGCGGAAATACTGGAATGAAATAA
- a CDS encoding beta-galactosidase, giving the protein MKYRYIALACLLCSTAVRAQYQMDLQHVGTVPLNYLNKEPIGPKGKEIRVNNIYMEEGGKPVLPVMGEFHYVRMDHRYWRDALLKMKASGVNMVATYVMWSLHEETEGQQNWSGNHDLRRFVQLCDELGLKVHLRAGPYCNAEMQHGALPEWIVNNKALVTRSNDPLYLNYSKKWYQSVFKQVKGLLHKDGGPIMALQLENEFVKKGLVVSHLMNLKKLAREAGFDVPLYTMTHWMDSEYPKGEVVPYGGFYIETPWVTNHGKMTPPTNFEYFTYNRLSDNIGTDIIKIEGDVESFDGSKNDSPFFTCEVGVGAPTFYHRRAVVDGGMAGENINLRLGTGVNLMGYYMYVGGTNPRGEKNTYGNGPYFGYDYQAPIREFGTLGKVMTETKKLNYFMNDFGSELAPMLAYLPLSNKNKDNLQWSVRSDGKSGYLFVSNYLYRYDRPTFDQVQFKLKLQDEELAFPRKPVAIVNKSYFLWPFNLDMNGVNLKYGTAQPITSHREGKVTSYFFFEDDAIAAEYLIDATQLKRIQAKGAKVTKEKNRYFVSNVTPGKEAVITLTKTNGEQIKLVTLTEKQSDELWKGKLGEKDFVALTSSSLAVDAGKMLITAEDATQKISLYRSQGQKSFEDKVYQGKKADQLQATATVLGPMDEASWIYPKTGIVLKKAFDGTSLADVTEATLRFSSDKAVKVYWNGRELSPKTVGEYAKADVKTHVLSRNNEIRFESVENGANVIASIEILYKNGVRKVWNTDDTWLNADNKPVETRDDKSKPAHYAAEERLGLFAFTLPDLTRSKDEVRLELSYFGDKATAYIGEEPFTDSYNDGTPWILGVSRKKEELLNDKLTVRITGFGADTQDIFLEDNFDRIKSQFPAIKNAKMVKDYTYSVN; this is encoded by the coding sequence ATGAAATATCGTTATATAGCCCTTGCCTGTTTACTGTGCTCGACTGCGGTGCGTGCCCAATATCAAATGGATTTGCAACATGTCGGAACAGTTCCATTGAATTACCTGAATAAAGAACCTATCGGTCCGAAAGGAAAAGAAATCCGCGTCAATAATATTTACATGGAAGAAGGCGGCAAGCCCGTTCTTCCGGTGATGGGCGAGTTTCACTATGTCCGTATGGATCATCGCTATTGGCGCGACGCGCTGCTCAAAATGAAAGCCTCGGGTGTAAATATGGTGGCGACCTACGTCATGTGGAGCCTGCATGAAGAAACCGAAGGGCAGCAAAATTGGTCTGGCAATCATGACCTGCGACGTTTTGTCCAGTTATGTGATGAACTTGGATTGAAAGTGCATCTCCGCGCCGGCCCTTATTGCAATGCCGAAATGCAGCATGGGGCGCTTCCCGAATGGATCGTCAACAATAAAGCACTGGTGACCCGAAGCAATGATCCGTTGTACCTTAATTATTCCAAAAAATGGTATCAATCTGTCTTTAAGCAGGTCAAGGGATTGTTGCACAAAGACGGCGGGCCAATTATGGCTTTGCAATTGGAAAACGAATTCGTCAAAAAAGGACTTGTGGTTTCCCACCTTATGAACTTAAAAAAGCTGGCTCGTGAAGCTGGTTTTGATGTGCCTTTGTATACCATGACACACTGGATGGATAGTGAATATCCCAAAGGGGAAGTCGTCCCCTATGGTGGTTTCTATATTGAAACGCCCTGGGTGACCAACCATGGTAAAATGACGCCACCCACAAATTTTGAATATTTTACCTACAATAGGCTTTCGGATAATATTGGGACCGATATCATCAAGATTGAGGGGGATGTGGAATCTTTCGACGGTTCAAAAAATGACTCGCCGTTTTTTACCTGCGAAGTGGGGGTAGGTGCTCCTACTTTTTATCACCGCAGGGCTGTAGTTGACGGGGGAATGGCTGGCGAGAATATCAACCTGCGCCTGGGTACTGGTGTCAACCTTATGGGCTACTACATGTATGTAGGTGGTACCAACCCACGGGGCGAAAAGAATACCTACGGCAATGGCCCTTACTTTGGCTATGATTATCAGGCACCGATCCGTGAATTTGGAACGCTTGGCAAAGTGATGACAGAAACCAAAAAGCTCAATTATTTCATGAATGATTTTGGATCTGAACTGGCACCCATGCTGGCTTACCTTCCTTTGAGCAATAAAAATAAAGATAATCTACAGTGGTCTGTCAGGTCGGATGGTAAATCGGGATACCTTTTTGTATCCAATTACCTTTACCGCTACGATAGACCCACATTCGATCAGGTACAGTTTAAGCTGAAACTACAGGATGAAGAATTGGCTTTTCCAAGAAAACCGGTCGCTATAGTGAATAAATCCTATTTCTTGTGGCCTTTTAACTTAGATATGAACGGCGTCAACCTGAAATATGGGACAGCGCAGCCCATCACAAGTCATCGTGAGGGTAAGGTAACCAGTTATTTTTTCTTTGAAGATGATGCAATTGCGGCAGAATACCTCATCGATGCAACCCAACTCAAAAGAATCCAGGCCAAAGGCGCAAAAGTGACCAAAGAAAAGAACCGATATTTTGTTTCCAATGTGACGCCGGGAAAAGAAGCTGTGATCACCCTAACCAAGACAAACGGCGAACAGATCAAACTCGTAACGCTTACCGAAAAACAATCCGATGAGCTTTGGAAAGGCAAGCTCGGAGAAAAGGATTTTGTTGCGTTGACGAGTTCAAGCCTGGCCGTAGATGCGGGCAAGATGCTAATTACCGCCGAAGATGCCACGCAAAAGATCAGTTTATACAGGTCCCAGGGGCAGAAGTCTTTTGAAGATAAGGTGTATCAGGGAAAAAAAGCAGATCAGCTGCAAGCTACAGCTACAGTATTGGGGCCAATGGATGAGGCCAGCTGGATATACCCGAAAACAGGTATTGTATTGAAGAAAGCTTTTGACGGGACTTCATTAGCCGATGTAACAGAAGCGACATTGCGGTTTAGTTCTGATAAAGCGGTAAAGGTATATTGGAACGGCAGGGAGTTGTCTCCTAAAACTGTGGGGGAATATGCAAAGGCCGATGTTAAAACCCATGTACTTTCGCGAAATAATGAAATCCGTTTTGAATCAGTAGAGAACGGGGCCAATGTAATTGCGTCCATAGAAATCCTATACAAAAATGGCGTGCGCAAGGTATGGAATACGGACGATACCTGGTTAAATGCAGACAATAAGCCTGTGGAAACCAGAGACGACAAAAGCAAGCCAGCGCATTATGCTGCTGAAGAGAGATTGGGCCTCTTTGCGTTTACCCTGCCTGATTTGACGCGGAGCAAAGATGAGGTCCGGTTGGAACTGAGCTACTTTGGCGATAAGGCCACGGCCTATATCGGTGAAGAACCATTTACCGATAGCTACAACGACGGTACGCCCTGGATACTGGGTGTCAGCCGTAAAAAGGAAGAACTGCTGAATGATAAGTTAACTGTGCGCATCACTGGATTTGGGGCCGATACGCAAGATATCTTCTTGGAAGACAATTTTGACCGTATCAAAAGCCAGTTCCCGGCAATTAAAAATGCCAAGATGGTTAAGGACTATACCTATAGCGTCAACTAA